DNA from Balaenoptera ricei isolate mBalRic1 chromosome 6, mBalRic1.hap2, whole genome shotgun sequence:
TATAGTTCAGATGCCAGTCCCCCCCATTGCAAGACCGCGTGTGTGCCACGTGCTGATGTGGTTCTGCTATTGTAAGACCATCCCCTTGATCTTCTGTTGTTACTGTTTCTGACAGGGACCAGGAGGGATCACAgccctggaagcagctcttcttcCTCCTCGCCTGCCTCTGGTTGCAGGGGGCgctggggcgtgtgtgtgtgtgtgtgtgtgtgtgtgtgtgtgtgtgcacgtgtgcagtGGGAGCACGTGTGCAGCGTGACGGGAAAGTCAGGCTCATGGCACCTCAGCAGTTTGCTATACAGGGAAGCAGTTCAGGGCCCAGCAGCTCGAGGCCTCTCAGAAGGGTCTGCACAGTTCCCGAGGTCAAGGGTGCCCAGTGACGGTGACGCTCTGATGGTGGTGCCGGGgccgggccagggccagggctggtcagcggagggaggctggggaaggcGAGGACGGGTTTGCGCGGCCCGGGCTAGGACAGTGAGGAGGAATCAGCCCTAGTGGAGGTCAACTTGGCCTGATCCCCTGTGAAGTGTGGAAGGAAAGGTGGAATTGAGCAAGTAGGCAGGCTTAGCTTTCAACAAGCCTGGTAAGTACCGGGGCGGGGGACGTTAACTCACAGCATCGAAAGCAGTCGATGTTTGGCCGTGTTTATGTGCCTTAGTAGCGGCACATGGTGACCAAGAGTGGCTGGAGGGGACCAGAGGTCACCAAGATGGAAACACGAGAGCCGGTGAAAGCCTCCACCTCCTGGGCTGCATTCTGGGGTCTCCTGTGTGAGCCtgagcccagcccctccccaggaaGCACCCGCCTTCAAGACAGGAGGAAAACACAGGTGCTCCCTGCCCGCCGGGGGCTGAGGCCCCAAGACAAGAGCAAGatggaggggaagctggggaggAAATGATGGTGACCCCTTGAGACGAGGCTGCAGCCGCAGAGGGCCTTCATCTCCCTTCACAAACCCCGGGCACCGGCTGCACCAAGAAGCCCTCGTGGGCGACGCTACAGCACGCAGCTCAGCGGCAGCACATGTGTGCGTCGGGGTGACGTGCCTGTTATGTCACATGCTGTCCCTCCTCGATCCTGAAATAATTCCCTCACTTAACGAGCCCGGTTTCCCCGCTCCTACAATGAGGCCCGTGGGCAGCGCTGCCCTGCTGTGCCCTGAAAGCAATTCAGGGGGGTACACACCCCTGGTTGTTTAGGAACATTTAAACCCATCAGCTGTGTGTGGGGGTTCATTTTCCACTGGGGCTGGTCTGCCCTGGTGAAGATTTAAGGAGAGGGCAGCTTGGGCTCGAGGAAGGGGATTCTCCACTagaattttgttgtttcttttgagGTAAAAGAAACTTAGAAGGGGGCCAGGGCAGCTTGGGCGGTTACGCACTGACCTGTCCCCGGGATGCATCGACTGTCCCCACCAGCATCTGAGCTGCAGAAAGGATGCGGTTTTTATTCTGCTCGACCCTCCAGGGTCTGAAAAGTGCCCTCAGAGAATACGACATGAAATGACATAGAGGTGATTCCAGTGTCACTATTCCTTTCTCTTGAATTCACTGCAGGTTTCTAATTGTGGAAAGCTGTCTCACCAAGACACCACCAGAGTGGACAGAAGACTTTTAAatggctctttaaaaaaatatattaggttaAAGTTCGACAAAAAGAGAAGAGTTATATTCTACTCCTTGAAAAAGAAACCTACCCCATCCTGTGAAGGGGGGAGTGTCTGCACAAGTATGGTTTTAGGTTCCAAGAGATTCTTCAAAGTGTACTTTTTACCCTTCACTGGGCCCTATGAATGAAGACATTTAATCCAATATCAATAAATCCTAATTAGCTAGAAGAcagatttgttttcatttaattaacGTTTACTAAAGGCTAGTCATCTTTACGCTTCTGTAGGAAGCACTGTGGCGATACAGACATGATTGCTGTCTGCACAGAGCTCACGGTCTGGTAGCTGTAGATTCTCTTATGGTCTTGGGAAAATGACTTTTTTGTTTAGAACATGGGATCATCTGTTAGGCTACCCTGCCGGTAAGACAGGGAAGAAGAAGGGGTGTGTCTTGTTATGAAGGGGAAACCAAAGAAAAGACTTAAGGGTTTAtgcaatcatatatctgataggggacttgtatctagaatataataaagaactattacaattcaacaacaacaacaaaaagacttaAGGGTTTACCCAGCTTTACCTAAATACTCCGATATGAAAAATGACAGGAAATGTTACCTCCCATTGCTGATGAATGAGCATAAACAATTTTGTAAGGCTGTGAAATACTGTCTATGCAGAGGAAACAGAGCAAAACTTAGGTGGTACAGAATAAATCTGATCATGGTCAGTGCATGGTGTGCACATCTCATGCTTAGTCCTGAGTTTGGAGTGGAAAATACAGAACAGCAACTTTACTGATGTGGCAAttatgaaaaaaacatttttgaactTGATGGAGACAAAGTATCCTAATGTAGCAcactcaaaataaatatttgaaagaggCTTCAATGTTGCTGCTTAACGGAAAGTCCGCCCTCCACTATCACTGGGAATCATTTCTTAGTAATGGTTTAATAACTTGAGTTTTGTAACAGGACTCTACTGATTAGCTTAGCACAAAATGCTTCAGTCGTTGAGGTTCATGTCACCGAGGAGACAACCAGGACCCAAACCGGAGGGGTTTCTTGGCTGGAAATTAGGTAACGAGtataattttctgtaatttttacgACTGATTCACACAAGCTAATGCATTTACCATTTtccatactttaaaaattcacttttatCTGGGCACAGCTGCCCCTGGCTAACAGTATGAAGGAgagttgtttttcagttttctcctgctttcctaaggctgctcctctcctgcttccAAGAGGTCAGCGTCCAGCTTCAGGCTGCTCAGGACCTCCGGCCAGGGCTGGCCTCCTGGAAGTCCCGTACCCTCCTCAACACTCCTGGGTCCTGGGCACTCAGATTTCAGCTGGTTGTTAGAGTCAGAGGAGCAAACCAACCCACACTCTGTACCCGTAATGCCTGATGGAAGCCAAATGTGCTTACGAGTCCAGGGCATTTGCACAGTAAGAGAACAACGTTACTTGGAAGGATTCTTTCATGGCGCCTTTCCAGTGGCTTCGAATGAGGACTCTTCCAGACTCCTCAGATGCCCCTGTTCTGGAATCTGCCTCCTGTGCCTTCCTGAGTTGGGCAGAGGATCTTTTCCTCAACACTGTGGCCGGCTGTCTTAAGTTCAACACTTgagatgctttttttaaaaaaatttattttatttatttttggctgtgttgggtcttcgtttctgtgcaggggctttctccagttgcggggagtgggggccactcttcatcgtggtgcgctggcctctcactatcgcggcctctcttgttgcggagcacaggctccagacgcgcaggctcagtagttgtggctcacgggcttagttgctccgtggcatgtgggatcttcccagaccagggctcgaacccgtgtcccctgcattggcaggcagattctcaaccactgcgccaccagggaagccctagagatgCTTTCTTAATATAACATCAGAAGTGACAGGTACCTCATCACGGCCTAGGGGCTGGCACTTACCTGCCCGTCCCGTCTTACCCAAGGGAGCGGAAAACAAGGCTATCGAGATCTCCAGCATCACAGAGGTTGTCTGAGACTTTACCCATGACTTGTTACCACTCTGCGCCTTAGTTTTGGAACTTCTGGAGTGTACCTAGACATTGTACATTTGGGAGGGAGTACTTTCTCTTTGAGACTTTTAAAGGCATGTAGCAACCACGCCTTTGTTCCGTGCTCTGCATCTTCTGGCTGCTCTAGAGTGCAAGGCGCGAACTGGGCGTCCCAGAGCTCCTCCACCAAGACACCTGCCTCACGTTCCTCCTTCTCAAGGGTTTTCTAGGATTTCAAGTGTCTGGCTGTCTTTCCTTTGTGTTTCAGAAACCACACCTGTCTGTCTTCATTGTACAAGTCCTTCTAAAGCAACAGGAATTCAGACATCAAGAAACTGATAAATGTCCATATATTTCTATTGGTAAAACATACTTATTACAGTTGGTTCCAGAAAAGCTTCAGTTATTAAGTTtactgatgtaaaaaaaaaaaatgtgttctggggtgggagggaaggaggtgtggtTGTGAAAGGGCAACTCAGGGGTCCTTGTACTCATGGAATGTTCTGCATCTTGCTGGTGGTGGTGGATGCACAGATCTATATGTGCGGTAaaatttcacagaactaaaagctCACACACAAATGAGTGCGTGGAAAACTGGGGTGACCTGGTTAAGACTGGAGAACTGTACCAGTATTGATGCCCTGATTGCGATGGTGTGCAATGCTTTTGTGAGAGATATCCACTGGGGGAACTGGTCAAGTGTACGTGGGATCTCTGTACTATTTCTTACAACCACGTGGGAATCTAGaactctcaaaataaaaagtctaaTTACCATAGACTGGCATcttaaaaaaagcatttatttctcacagttctggaggctgggaagtccataACCAAGGCTCTGGAAGATTCAATGCCTGGTGAGGCCGGCTTCCTGGTTCAGAGATGGCTATCTTCTCGCTGTGTCTTCGGAGCGCtctgggcctcttttataaggacactaatcccattcataagggctccaccctcatgacctcattaccTTCCAGAGGCCCCAccaccaaataccatcacattggggtttaggatttcaacatacggtttttgaggggacacaaacattcagtctgtttGTGAGTATGCCATAATCATCTGATTCGTGTGTTACAGCAGAAAACCTTCCATTTTTAGCTACAGATAAAGAAAAGCATTTCTAGATCATCCAGCTGTTCTGCTTGTATAGTCATACTGAAAATCTCTCATGGATTCAAAATGATTGGGAATAAAATGTCTGATTAATAGTCTGGTTATTCAGTTAGTGAACTTGTATGAAACACAGCAATTACTAATGTCAAAGGATGCACAGagagtaaaatatatttaactcaATCACCTCAAATCCATTATGGGATGAGAGACGGTAACATAAAAATAGTTAGATGATATCTAACTATTTAtctgcatgtattttttaaaaacttgggttaatttttttttttttttcaggatctgGCAGGGTTTCAGAAATATCATTAATGTATCTCAATAACTACTATAATGACAAAAAGTTAGGAAAGTTGTATTctgaacacacaaaaaaactgatCCCAGACTTCCAATATAAgctgtcatctttcttttttttcctacaaatgtatttaaattttctataatttctgAGGTCTTAACACTTTCAAAATTTCTTCTTCATTAGATGAAGACATTTCTACAAATATGGTGCCAGGTCTTAATTTTTGTAATGTTTCAGCTTTAAAATAATCTCAAGTGGAGCCAATATTAAAATTTACCTCTTGTATGTTCAAGTGTCTGCTACATGGTGGATGAATTTTCTCAGTCTCTAACTGTAATCAAGCATCTTACTTCGTGCGTAATAGCTTGGTCCACTGGCCCAACAGGTGAGGTAATACTAGCAGGAAAGACAGGAGACATCATCTGACAGTGAGGGCTATCTGCACAGCTGGTATGAAAGAAGTTTACCTCTTTTCTCCAGACAAACTTGTCATTTCTTTCCCACTTCATGTAAAAACCTTGAGGTTTAGAactaggaatatttttaaagctttgggACAACTTTATTCACCTCATCAAATGGCTGGGTGGAATAAGTATGCCACAGTAGAAGTAATAATCCATCAGACCTAAAAATCAGAGACGCCGATCACGTCAGGGTCTCCAATGCATGTGAGCTTCATACGAATCATGAAAACTTTCAGGAAACAGATGCTGTATAGCATGAAAACTGAACAATAGAAAGACCCTCAATCTAGCTAGAGTTCTATGCACAGGTAATTTTTTTTGCATGATTCATGTGAATTCGCATTCCATAATGAGCTTTAAAACATGAGTCCATTATAAGAAAACCTACTCCATTGGTCGTGAGAAATTTGCTTCTTGAAAAATTCATATTGCTATGCATCAACCTTCATTCATATTTTTTAGCTTATGAGTTAATATCTTAGGAAAATTCTTATTTTACTCTTGGTGTCTTCGTTTTACCTAACAGTTAAATGCAATTGGTGCTGGTTCTGATtcacttattatttaaaaatacctcAATAAGCCActtaacacatacatacacttcTTTCAGTGTGTCATCTCTAATGGTCCTTCCAAAACATACTAATCTACTGAGGCACTTAATCTGCTGGTTCTTTCATTTTTCTGGCAGTTGAACCATCCTTTACTTAATGAGTTGTAGCGTCAGGGCATCTCCGGGGTTGGGGGAGCACCTGATTCGcctacttctgcctccaacacCATTGGCAGAAACCATTTAAACTCAAAAGGGTCTGTGCCACATGGCGTGTAATTCATGTAGTGGTGCCAGGAGCACTCACATTTTTTGGTAATCCTCTCTTTGACATGAATAcacttataattttcattttgggttgacagtaaaggaaaattttattgTGGCAGGACAAACTCACGCTTTCAGCTCCAGATGCTCAACAAGGACTAGTGTGGGACCACTTTTAAGATTTCTGACTCAGCGCTTAAAACCTACCAACACCGGAGCATGTCCTAAACGTGGTCACGGGCTCTGCTACACCAGAGATGTTCAAGCAGAGCTGAACCCGTGTGTTAGGGACTCTGCCGAAAAGACAGGGAAATCAGAAAACCTGACACTTATTTTCCAGCTCTGTGACTACACGCTTTGAAAATCACTCAGATTAATATTAAGCCTTACCTAGGCTCCTCTGATTAAGGCCCATGAAGAATGCACTATTCcaaaacctgtaaaaaaaaaaaaaaattagcagctGTTTGTTCTGGGTCTGAAAATATGTACCAGTCAAAATTACGCAGTTAGGACAAAACTTTCCTATTttctcttccctggtggcacaattgTTAATTTTTCCACGAATGCCACCATAGTTCTCTTAAACCTTTTTTTGCTTGACAGAACCTCTGGATCTTAGTTATATGCACAGTTTATCCGGTAACCCACTCAATAATTTTGTTGGCCTCTCCAGATCTATAGCAAAACACTGACTTTCTTTACCATTTGGTGTTatcctttcttgttttgtttacatGATCTCATCCTATCTGAGAGGAATCCAGCTTTCAAAGCTTTCAAGGGGCACCTCCCTAGCATATTCTTTGATTTGGTCTGGACTGGGTTCTGTCTAGGTGTTTTGTGTTGGATCTATGACTAATGTCTTCTCCCGTGGAATGTTCTGGGTAGGTGAGTTTTCTGGTCTTTGTGGATTTTCTACAATAAGCTTGATGTTACAtgttaaaaatgatttcttcatATAGATAgccatttataaaaaaataaatggatatcaAGTTCGTCAGGACAGAGTTAGGATTTTTGAATTTGGATAAAGTTTGTAGATTCACATAACAATTacttcatttttcccttttccccaagATATGTCACAGATGCAAAAGGTAGGGACGAGGACTGACTACGGATTTCTTACCACTGGAAAGAGTAAATCAGGCCACACTCACACAGCCTTGAGCTGGGACACGACACGCTCGGCACACCTGTGCAAATCCTTTATTAAAGCAACAACCAAAATACAGGATGGCTCACatgtttttttttgcttttttgctgcTATATCAATTTAAATATTAGTCATTTGTTTATACCtttaaattattcttaaaagGTGAACATTTATAGCTCACAAATCAACAGTTTGACATTTCCGCTCAGATACATTTTTCCATCTTATTTCCTGGCTTTAACATAGAAATTCCAGAACCAGAGGAATAGCACATCAAACGTTAAGTGCCAGCATCTTCCATGAGCATTGCTGGGGTGTCTGATACACTGAAGGTTTTAATTCCtcgttaaataaaaataatttatgccaGAATATTCTTAGAactatttgctttctgtttttacatTCTCTATGAGCTTCAGTTTCGACTGTGATATTCTAAGCATTAGTCCCCTTAAAAATGACATCTCTAAAAAATCTCAGTTAAAAATCATTATCACCCTCATACAACATTTTCTTGTATAACAGACACTCAGTCCTTCAGAAAGCAGAATAAGCAATTGTTTTTTtcgatttttttccccaccactGATTTGTTTAATTCAAACCTTGTTAATCACTGGTTTAACCCCAagagtcattaggaaaatgaacTTTGTTATCTActaaaggatttttaaatgaataggtGAATGTAAAAATGACTAATACCGTGAAGGTAACAGGTGCTCAAAACATGTGTGTGAATATACAACGAGATTTGCTGGTTATTTAAAGAGTACCAACGAATTAGTTTAAAAAGCAAGAACAGAAACCAGGATTATGATCTAAAGGGACTGCCAAAAGGGTACGTGAAGACAGGTACAGGGAAGTCGCTGAACTGCGCTGGGTATAAAGTAGAGGATCTGAAAGATAAGGTAAATGCTCCATTTTCTTACCCAATGAAACACTGGGAGGAAACCCCTGTTCACAGAACCACAGGGGCTGCCCTTTAAGAGTTTTAGCACTGGTACAACACTGAAGTTCAACCTGCACACACAGGAGTCTGATCTGCCTTTTGAAATGGCTCGTCCGCTGGCTGGGATTGGGGTTTCTGTGGTTGAGTTAGTTTGTGTTGGCTGCACTACATTTAGAGGCTGTCTGTCCAAATCTTGCAAACATTCTTTCTGCCTAACATTTTCTTCACGAGCTAAACAGCTGAACAGCTCTGAGACCACCAATAGAGAACAATCCAAACATTAGATGAGAAATGTTACCAGCCCAGAGAATAAGTTACACAGCCATCCTTCAAGCCAAGTCTTTCCATCAAGTTTCTTTCTTATCTCACATTTGCCCTTCAAAGGAAGTCTGAACAACACAGGATGTctacaattaaaaatgaaacacacaatgaaaaagataaagaagggaAGGATTCCAGACTCCACTGTGTGGGAGGCCAGGCCTTTTGGCTTGGTTTTGAAAAAAGAAACGCTCACCAGCAATCATTCTGGGTGTAATGACACAGCACAATAATGCTCAGGATGGGTAAGGACATTCAGTTATTTTCAGAGCGATTTCTATACATTATAGATGTCACATTTGGTTCCTAGAGATTTAGTCAAgtattactatttctttttgtCAAGTATGATATACAAAAAGATGAGAATAGATGTGccctaaaaatatgaaaatataatatataaaacaaaaccatTATAAATTACATAGATTTGCAGTAtaaaattttttcccatttagaatAAATACCATCCAAGTTTACAGATCATCTATGTGAATTAAATATGCACACATATCTGAATCATTTTCAGAACTTCAAGAAAAGAAATCGCTAGAGATATGACCAGATGACTCAGAAACCAGAAACTGCTTGCTTTTGAGAATAATGACCTAAGACCCAAAGGACATGGCTTGGGATTTAGTGCTAAGCTGTTAAAACTGCCCAAATGAGTCTGACGTAtgcatgtgtgcatacacacacacacacacacacacacacacacgctcacatgcAGCCATACTTTTATGAATTTCTATGAAGCTGAACAGTTTATCTTTGAAAAATCAGCCAAAAGTCACGAGATCTTCTCTGTTCCATATTCTAGCAGGAGAGCTTTTCTGTTCTGTAAAGAAGCTacaggatgaacaggaagagtgTGGCCTTTCTGGACAGAGAAATCTTCGTTGTAAGCCAGCCTCCTCTTTGGTTGGCTGTTATTCTATCAAGAGCTTTCTGATGCCTTAAAGAGGGGAAAGGTTTTGAAAAATCTATATAATCTCGCCAGTCTAAAGAAGCTAAAACCAACCTGAAAACATTCTTTGGTCACACATTTCTGCTCCTGCTTCATAAAAAATCTGCCCGTTTTTAACTTTCTATCCCTAATCAGTGTCTAGATGGGAGAGATGCCTTTTCCTGTAATTTCCACGTGGAAATGTGCACATGGGTTTCGGTGGAGGGAGAACTGGACAGAATGGGAAAAGGTTCATGCAGTGTCACAAAATGAGTGTTGGCCCCTGTTGTCACTTTGGGTTTACAGATCCATGGTAAGAATCCGCTGACCCCCATGACAAGTGGAAAATTCTAAGAGGTGGAGATAAAACTCTTCTGCAACCAAATACAGAAAACCCTTGTCCAGAGAGTGCAAGTGGGAGGTCAAGGTTTCTCTCGATTGTTCACTACTCACTTTTTATGTGACCACCCAAGACACTCCTAACTGATGGCAATGGGTCACTTGAGGCCAAGAGGACTCTGATCCAACTCTGAGTGTTGTCAGACCACCTGTCACACCGGTtatctatacatagagaaacccCTGAAGCCAAACCCTCTGCCCTCAGCTACGGATTCAGACGCTTTTGCTGTGAAGGTTGGCAGCAAGAGCATCTAACCTCACGTGCCCATTTCTGCTCCCAAGACTGCTTGTCTGCTGCAAGGGGGGCCATCACACACTTTCCATAAAACTCTAAATGTCTGAGCCGCATGGGATCTGGGGACCCATCAAGTACCACCTCCGTGTTTGTCAGATGAGAAAGATTAAACCCAGGGGGGTGTCGAAGGTCACTTATCCAGATAGCTAGAGAGTGAGGACTAAACATCAGGTTTGCTCTCACATCCGTGTGGCCCAGGGAACCTCCATGGAAACCGTGATGTGGCCGTGACCCTCAAGACGACTTCAAGGTTATGGCTCCCCTGCTCATAAATGGAAATGAACCAATGCCTCTCATTCTTCCCACGATGACATCTAAACTGCAGACGCTGCCCTAATGATTTTGGGTTTTGAGTTTTTGAAACTGATCCTTTTGATTTGCATCAGTACTAACTTTCAGCATAAAGAAGATTAGAGGAACCAGAGAGGAAAGTGAAAAATCTTTCGAGTAACTGTGGAGGAGGGCCAGGTGATTCTGCGGGAGAGGGGACCATCTAGATGGAGCTCGAGCCCGTCCGGTCTGTCCCTCTGCCAGGGAAGGAACGGAGGCCCCACCTGCCCAGAGCCTGCGGTGGTTACTGGCACCGTCAGACGAGACGCTAGCCTTTGGGTGACTAGTTTTGTCGTTTCTATAACATGCTGCCGCACATACAACTGCTTTCTTGTGGGACAAAATTAATTCAAGAATTCTGGTGTGAAATCTGATGCCATCACCCTAACCTTTCACTCTCCCCTTCAAGGACGGACGAGCTAGCCCTGCAGTTCAGAGAAGTGGGCCTGGCTAGGCGACCCCACGGACCCTCACACTCGCTGCCCCAAACCAAGCGTCTGGGTCCCCGGACGGCCCCTGGCGGCCCTCGAGGGAGGCCCACATTCTACACCTACACGGATTCCTCAGATGCCTCTGTCTCTGGAAGCAACATGCGTTCCAGATCAAGCAGCAGCCGTGTTTGGAGGATGACGTTACTTAAACGTAAAAACAGCACTTTTCATGGACAGTTTGGGCAAATTCAAGTTTACAGTCTCCCTGCAACCTCAGCTGAGCTCACCCAAAGGCTCTCAGAATCGGACAggcaacacatttttatttggcTATTAAAGTGCTATCCTGggcaaggttgttttttttttctcagtttcacaacagcagcttcattggaaacaaacaaaaaaaagcgaTGGATGGAGACAGGCCTGGGAAATGACAAAAATCACGAGGCTGGTAACTGCTTTGGAACATTACAGATGACTTGTGGGTATCAGCCCTGACACCAAGGCCTCCGAGGTAAAAGTTTGGCGGGGGGTGGAGAGAACTAAGGACAAAGTGGCAAAGGGGACGAAACCAGAAGGAACGATTAGCATTCGTATCACAACGACTCGGTTATAGGGGAACAGGGAAGGGGGTTAAAACTGAGAAGAAAGTGCAACAGACCCACGGACGTGCAGTTGCTCTCGTAGCAGACCTACAATTCTTTAAAGGAAAAGCGCTGCTGTGTGCATTGGACAGGGCTCTTGACCTCAGAGTCTCTCACACCAAAAGGGCATCAGCGATTAAGGTATCTGGCAGAGAAGAGCCTCTGAGCTTCGTGCCGCGCGCACAGACACCTGCCCAAGGTCGCCGGCTCTGCACCCTGCCGCTGCTTGCATCCTCTGCCGCGGGGCGCGGTCCGGGCACACAGCATGCACACAGGCGCTCCCTTCTGAAGGGGCCTGGCTCCTACCTACGGGACAGGCGTCTCCGGTAAGGCTTAGCGGCGAGGGCGGACCGCGTCTggccctgggggggggggcggccctGATTCTCGGGGTGTGCATAGCTTCTCGGGGGGGGGGCTGTTAGACATGGCTTTCACAGACGACGTGGGCGTTCCTGTCGCGCGCCCCGGCCGGCTCTGCGGCTTCCAGGAGACCCGGGGGCAGGACATGGTCCGGCACCTCGACGGGCGTGGGCTCCTCGGAGGTCAGCGCCGCGGACGTGACCTCGGTGGACGGCGCCGCGGACTCGGGGGAGCGCTCGGCCGACGGCTCGGTGTCCTCGTCTCTGGCCTCGAGGGGCCCCCCATCCCGGTCATCCGTGGGCTCCCTCTGGGCCTGGGGGTGCACGGACACCTCGATGGCAATCTGCTGGGGCTGCTCGTGCAGCGACGAGGCGTCCGAGTCAGCGGCGGGGGACTCGCTCCGCTGCAGGGCGGCGGGGATGGTGTAGACCTCGTCCCCGGTGGCGGCCTCCTGGCCCTCAGGCGCCGGGCGCACGAAGTTCTGGCcctgctcctccagccccaccaccTCCATGAGCTCCTCCACGATGGTCCTGCAGTTCATGATGAGCGGGGGCAGCGGCACGCTGCGGGCCAGCTCCTCGATGTAGCGGGCGAACTCCATGGTCttgaactgtgtgaccttggccagctCCAGCGTCTTGGCCGAGGTGATGATGGGGATGCGCTTGGCGATCTCGAAGGCCTTCTGCAGCTTCTCGGCGCCCTCCGTGCGGAAGAACTCGTTGATGGCCTTCTCGGTCTTCTTCAGGTGGCTGCTCATCATGCAGAGGCGGGTGATGTTGAGGACCAGCACCACGGCGAAGGCCACCAGGCACACCACCATGTAGTACACGCCCATGTCCCCCGACGTGAAGACCACCCTCAGCGTCACCGTGTTGTTCACGGTGCCGTGGATGTTGGCGGCCACACATGTGTAC
Protein-coding regions in this window:
- the MFAP3L gene encoding microfibrillar-associated protein 3-like; the protein is MDGVARPLPGCFLPSVPLLILVSTLATAKSVANSTLNGTDMVVGSVPVVIARTDHIIVKEGNSALINCSVYGLPEPQLKWYNSVGKLLHEDTENRGAGKWQMHDGLLNITKVSFTDRGRYTCVAANIHGTVNNTVTLRVVFTSGDMGVYYMVVCLVAFAVVLVLNITRLCMMSSHLKKTEKAINEFFRTEGAEKLQKAFEIAKRIPIITSAKTLELAKVTQFKTMEFARYIEELARSVPLPPLIMNCRTIVEELMEVVGLEEQGQNFVRPAPEGQEAATGDEVYTIPAALQRSESPAADSDASSLHEQPQQIAIEVSVHPQAQREPTDDRDGGPLEARDEDTEPSAERSPESAAPSTEVTSAALTSEEPTPVEVPDHVLPPGLLEAAEPAGARDRNAHVVCESHV